Below is a window of Propionispora hippei DSM 15287 DNA.
GTCCCATTTTATTACGTAATAATTCGTCCGCAGCTAGAACCTTAATGCCTTCGGCAATCTCAACAATATTTCCTGGCTCAATTAAATATCCAGTTTCATTATGACATAAAATTTTTCCTATCTGTTCCAAGTTTGACGCTACAATTCCTTTTTCCATAGCCATATATTCAAATAATTTGGTTGGACTACCAAAAAATTTCGTTCCATCGGCATTTTGTATATGTGGGGACACCAAAATATCACATGCATCCAGGTAATTGACTGCTTCCTGCTGAGGAACTAAACCGGTAAAGATTACTTTGTCTATAAGATTATCTTTAGCTATAATTTTTTTTGTTTCACCTAATAAAACCCCATCACCAATCAAAAGAAATTTAACTTTGTCTAGCAAATTCTGATTATGTTTATAGAAATAACTTATAGCGCGAGCTAACTCCAAAACACCATGCCACTGTCCAAAAGTTCCTATAAAACCAACTACAATATGACAATCTAAACCATATTGTAGTCTAATTTTCCCTCCTTGCTTATTAGAAGAGAATTGTTTTATATCAACACCATTAGGATTAACCAGAATTTTATTAGAGTCAACGCCTGCTAGAATCAAATCTTCTTTTAATACTTCAGATACCACAACTATAATATCTGCATATTTTAGATTATAATGTTCAACAAACTTAACAAGCGGTAATTGTATGATTTTTTTGTACAAAAATTTCACAGTATTAACCAAAAACGATTTCGATTTTACATTCCAATTTTTTATTTTCCAGACATCAGACGAATTAAATTCTAAAACAAATGGGATTTGAAATTTCTTTGCCAAATATGCGCCTGCAAAAGAACCGCCTGAATATCGCTGATAAATAAAATCACTTTTTAGGCTCTTTCGCAGCTTTATAATAAGCTGACAACTGTATAATAATTCTCTGATATAAAAAGGAATGAGATACATAATGCAGTGACTAGGTTTAATAATATTAATTACATCCTTTACTCCTGTCAGTTGATCATTAGAAATTACATCTAATTTGATATATTTACGAAATGAATTTATAACTCCTGCCGTATGCCCAACAGATCCTCCTGCCGATAAATTAAACCAAAATACCGTTCTCAGGTATAATCCTCTCATCTTTATACATTCCCTTTTTTATTAATTATCTTATCAAGTTTACGCTGCAATACCGAACTCCACTTGCCTTTTTGTGTAATATTAACTAAAAAGTCATCATATTGTTCATCAAAATTAAGATCTGAAAAACAACAGAAAACACAATCCTTATTTTGTTTAAGTCCTTGCAAAACCTTGTGATATTGCTCAATTAAATTCTTATTAACGGTAATTTCACCATATTTCGCCGTTCGAAAATTATACGGCAAATTTAAAAAATTAAAGCTATGTAAAAAAAGTATGATTATTGAATCCATTGGCATTTTAGCTATTACTGAAAGTATTTCCTGAGCATTAGAACCATACCGAAAGTCTAATTTCTGATAACAGCTTTTCTTTATCCCAGGCCAGTATATTACATCACGTTGATAGACGGTTATTGGGATTTCCAATATGCCATTAACCTGGAATGGAGCATTGTAAAGAACTGCTTTGTATAGACAAACCTCATTTCCATGCAAAAAAGACGTATCCATAACAATACCTTCATCTTTCAATACCTGGAATGTATCATAATTTATCCCATAACCGCCTGCCCGATGCACACTAACTTCATACCCTGTCCACTCATATATTTTTTTCTTTCCAAATGCAATAATTTTTTGTTGTTCTTTTTCATTATATTGATGCAAATATCTACGTCTACGATCAAATTTACTTGAAGGATGGGTATGTAGCTCTATTTTATGTCCGTTTTCCATAATTGAATTGCATAATATAGCAAATTTTTTATCTCCAGCAAACTCACATGGATAAGCATCAACAAAATGGGTAACAATTGCCTTATATTCATTTGCAATTTCGTTAATAAGTGTATAGCCGACTGTTTTATCAAAAACTTTGCCTTCAATAAATATTTCAAAAGCATTATTTATATCTTTTGATAATTCTCCCAATTCTGTATCACAAGTTATTAATATTTTTTTCATTTACATCTTTTTTCTAACAATAGCAAGTATTTCTCTATGCTCAAACCATACATCATAAGCACCTTCTCCTAATATTCTTAAAAAGAACTTTACTATCTTCACTAAAAGTGGTCGAATAAATCCAAAAGCAATTTTCTGTTTTAGTGTACTAATAAAAATATATGAGGCCGGTACTACTTCCACATCACGGCTATCAAAATATAGTCTATAAATATCAGCTAGACTTTCCCGAGTATAACCTATCTCGTGTGTAAAATCCATGTACCGTTCATGATTGCTAAAAATCCAGTCCATGTTAGGGACTTGCACTAGTGCAACTCCTCCTGGTTGGAGTGCATCATATACCCTCTTAACAAACTCTTCCTGCTTATCTTTAGGGATATGTTCCATGACATCCTTTGAAATAATCACATCATATTTTCTATGACCATCTAAATAATCAAACACATTTGTACTCTCAGCACAAAACCCCATATCTTTAGCCATTTTTATATCTTCTAAAGATAAATCAATTCCTTTTACATTAGTAAAGCCATATTTCCGCAAAGCGGAGAGCATATATCCACGATTGCACCCAATCTCCAAGATCCCTCCCTCCCTTTTGTGGGAAATATGCGGGAGATAGTGGGTTTTAAATAGATCCTCAATAAAATTATTCTGTTGATCCTTATTTTCATATAAAAAATCACTTCGTATTGTTTTATATGATTTAAAGATTTTATCTTGTGTCTTCATTGAATACGCCTCCACCAATTAAACAATGAGTTTTTCATACTATTTAGTATTAGCTGCCCCCCAAAAAAGCTATGACTCGTACCACCAAAACGTGTTTTGAACAAACTAATACCTCTTTCCTTGCTGCCAGTTGCAGCATCAAGTGCGATACCGCCAAAATCATAATATAGTATATTTTCACTTTTAAATTTTTTTATTATTTCCCAGTGCAATAGATTTGCAGCCCCTGTTATTGGTTTACTTTTTGAAGCTCCATGCCAATAAACTGCTTTCCTTTGAGACACTAGCATAAAAGCAGCCGCTTGAATACATTCTTGATGCACTGCAAAAAATATACGACAATTGCCCGTAGCCATTAATGCCTTATAATGATTTATCAATTCTTGTTTAGCTACACCAGAAATATTAGAACGAGCATAAGTTTCTTGGGACAAATCAAAATATGTGCTTATGGCTTCCCAAGATGTGTCTTCTAATATCTGTACCCCTTCCTTTATAGCTTTTCGTATAACATTTCTATGTTTAGAATGAATACCATCAAATAGCTCTTCTTCACTTTTACTTAAATCTATAATATTACTGCCATACTCATGAATTGGATAGAAACCTAGATCCCACAATATCTTTCGATCAGGAAATCTTGATAGAGTAATAGAGTAAAATTCAAATTTAAATGGTTTAAACCTTTTTATTATTTCTCTCACTGCAAGGTCTATATATTCCGGATTGCAGTTTGTTGGTTCAGCATTAGCCTGTATATAACCAAAGTATTTATATCCTCGAAAAAAAACAAGCCACCTAAATACAACTACATTATCCTTTATTATTTCTATAAAAATGGGCGTCATTTTAACAGATTCAGCACATGCAGCCTCATACAATTGGGCAGGATT
It encodes the following:
- a CDS encoding lipid II:glycine glycyltransferase FemX; this translates as MNCFLKSSMEVDRSIWNHDVLQKNGNPAQLYEAACAESVKMTPIFIEIIKDNVVVFRWLVFFRGYKYFGYIQANAEPTNCNPEYIDLAVREIIKRFKPFKFEFYSITLSRFPDRKILWDLGFYPIHEYGSNIIDLSKSEEELFDGIHSKHRNVIRKAIKEGVQILEDTSWEAISTYFDLSQETYARSNISGVAKQELINHYKALMATGNCRIFFAVHQECIQAAAFMLVSQRKAVYWHGASKSKPITGAANLLHWEIIKKFKSENILYYDFGGIALDAATGSKERGISLFKTRFGGTSHSFFGGQLILNSMKNSLFNWWRRIQ
- a CDS encoding polysaccharide deacetylase family protein — its product is MKKILITCDTELGELSKDINNAFEIFIEGKVFDKTVGYTLINEIANEYKAIVTHFVDAYPCEFAGDKKFAILCNSIMENGHKIELHTHPSSKFDRRRRYLHQYNEKEQQKIIAFGKKKIYEWTGYEVSVHRAGGYGINYDTFQVLKDEGIVMDTSFLHGNEVCLYKAVLYNAPFQVNGILEIPITVYQRDVIYWPGIKKSCYQKLDFRYGSNAQEILSVIAKMPMDSIIILFLHSFNFLNLPYNFRTAKYGEITVNKNLIEQYHKVLQGLKQNKDCVFCCFSDLNFDEQYDDFLVNITQKGKWSSVLQRKLDKIINKKGNV
- a CDS encoding glycosyltransferase family 4 protein, whose amino-acid sequence is MRGLYLRTVFWFNLSAGGSVGHTAGVINSFRKYIKLDVISNDQLTGVKDVINIIKPSHCIMYLIPFYIRELLYSCQLIIKLRKSLKSDFIYQRYSGGSFAGAYLAKKFQIPFVLEFNSSDVWKIKNWNVKSKSFLVNTVKFLYKKIIQLPLVKFVEHYNLKYADIIVVVSEVLKEDLILAGVDSNKILVNPNGVDIKQFSSNKQGGKIRLQYGLDCHIVVGFIGTFGQWHGVLELARAISYFYKHNQNLLDKVKFLLIGDGVLLGETKKIIAKDNLIDKVIFTGLVPQQEAVNYLDACDILVSPHIQNADGTKFFGSPTKLFEYMAMEKGIVASNLEQIGKILCHNETGYLIEPGNIVEIAEGIKVLAADELLRNKMGHKARAFVSNYYTWDQHVLRILNELKYNHNSKTLYKVN
- a CDS encoding class I SAM-dependent methyltransferase, with amino-acid sequence MKTQDKIFKSYKTIRSDFLYENKDQQNNFIEDLFKTHYLPHISHKREGGILEIGCNRGYMLSALRKYGFTNVKGIDLSLEDIKMAKDMGFCAESTNVFDYLDGHRKYDVIISKDVMEHIPKDKQEEFVKRVYDALQPGGVALVQVPNMDWIFSNHERYMDFTHEIGYTRESLADIYRLYFDSRDVEVVPASYIFISTLKQKIAFGFIRPLLVKIVKFFLRILGEGAYDVWFEHREILAIVRKKM